One segment of Ficedula albicollis isolate OC2 chromosome 2, FicAlb1.5, whole genome shotgun sequence DNA contains the following:
- the USP14 gene encoding ubiquitin carboxyl-terminal hydrolase 14 translates to MVLWDIFGPAGSVNVKWGKEKFDGVELNTDEPPMVFKAQLFALTGVQPARQKVMVKGGTLKDDDWGNLKIKNGMTLLMMGSADALPEEPIARPVFVEDMTEEQLASAMELPCGLTNLGNTCYMNATVQCIRSVPEVKEALKRYGGALRASGEMASAQYITAALRDLFDSMDKTSSSIPPIILLQFLHMAFPQFAEKGDQGQYLQQDANECWVQMMRVLQQKLEGIEGDTVMETDSGATAASSKKKSLIDQFFSIEFETVMKCTEAEEEEVTKGKENLLQLSCFINQEVKYLFTGLKLRLQEEITKLSPTLQRNALYIKSSKISRLPAYLTIQMVRFFYKEKESVNAKVLKDVKFPLMLDVYELCTPDLQEKMVSYRSKFKDLEDKKVNQQPKNSSKSDGAQKEVKYEPFSFPDDIGSNNCGYYDLQAVLTHQGRSSSSGHYVSWVKRKQDEWIKFDDDKVSIVTPEDILRLSGGGDWHIAYVLLYGPRRIEVVEEEAEQ, encoded by the exons ATGGTtttgtgggatatttttggaCCTGCTGGAAGCG TTAACGTGAagtggggaaaagagaaattcgATGGCGTGGAGCTGAACACTGACGAACCTCCAATGGTCTTCAAAGCCCAGTTATTTGCACTGACCGGAGTTCAGCCAGCTAGACAGAAGGTTATGGTCAAAGGAGGAACTCTGAAG GATGATGACTGGGGGaacctaaaaataaagaat GGGATGACCTTACTAATGATGGGTTCTGCAGACGCGCTTCCAGAAGAGCCGATCGCCCGGCCCGTCTTCGTGGAGGACATGACAGAGGAGCAGTTGGCTTCAGCT ATGGAATTGCCTTGTGGATTGACAAACCTTGGCAACACTTGCTACATGAATGCTACAGTTCAGTGTATCCGCTCAGTGCCAGAAGTGAAGGAGGCCCTTAAAAG GTATGGTGGTGCCTTAAGAGCTTCAGGAGAAATGGCCTCTGCTCAATACATTACTGCAG CTCTTAGAGACTTGTTTGATTCCATGGATAAAACTTCCTCCAGTATCCCACCTATCATTCTCCTGCAGTTTTTACATATGGCCTTCCCACAGTTTGCAGAGAAAGGTGATCAAGGCCAGTACCTTCAACAG GATGCCAATGAGTGCTGGGTGCAGATGATGAGGGTACTACAGCAGAAGCTGGAAGGCATAGAAGGTGATACAGTTATGGAG ACAGACTCTGGAGCTACAGCAGCATCCTCTAAAAAGAAGAGTTTAATTGACCAATTCTTCAGCATTGAATTTGAAACAGT CATGAAATGTACAGAAGCCGAAGAAGAAGAAGTAACTAAAGGAAAGGAGAATCTCCTTCAGCTTAGCTGCTTTATCAATCAAGAAGTGAAATACCTGTTTACAGGACTAAAATTG CGTCTTCAGGAGGAAATCACCAAACTCTCTCCAACGCTGCAGAGAAATGCACTGTATATCAAATCT tccAAAATTAGTCGCTTGCCAGCGTACCTGACTATTCAGATGGTtagatttttttacaaagaGAAAGAATCTGTGAATGCGAAAGTTCTTAAG GATGTCAAATTTCCTCTTATGTTGGATGTGTATGAACTGTGTACGCCAgacctgcaggaaaaaatggtTTCTTACCGATCAAAATTCAAAGATTTAGAAGACAAAAAAGTAAATCAACAGCCAAAGAAT TCTAGTAAAAGTGATGGTGCACAGAAAGAAGTTAAATATGaaccattttcttttcctgatg ataTTGGTTCTAACAATTGCGGCTATTATGACCTGCAGGCAGTGCTAACTCATCAAGGCAGATCAAGTTCCTCTGGACATTATGTGTCTTGGGTTAAAAGgaaacaag ATGAATGGATTAAATTTGATGATGACAAAGTTAGCATTGTTACACCTGAAGACATTTTGAGGTTATCTGGGGGTGGAGACTGGCATATAGCTTATGTTCTACTCTACGGGCCTCGCAGAATTGAAGTTGTTGAAGAAGAAGCTGAACAATAG
- the THOC1 gene encoding THO complex subunit 1 produces MMRFWGLSMQDQVLNSMILTSTREALINKSIKPLLTAFNQVPGSENEKKCTLDQAFRVVVEEEIINKAPCENLLAIISLAINGVTEGICTASTPFVLLGDVLDCLPLDQCDKIFTFVEKNVATWKSNTFYSAGKNYLLRMCNDLLRRLSKSQNTVFCGRIQLFLARLFPLSEKSGLNLQSQFNLENVTVFNTNEHESTLGQKHTEEREEGMDVEEGEMGDDEAPTNCSIPIDYNLYRKFWSLQDYFRNPVQCYEKVSWKTFLKYSEEVLAVFKSYKLDDTQASRKKLEELKTGGEHVYFAKFLTSEKLMDLQLSDSNFRRHILLQYLILFQYLKGQVKFKSSNYVLTDEQSLWIEDTTKAVYQLLSENPPDGERFSKMVEHILNTEENWNSWKNEGCPSFVKERSHPEFQLGPPDAKPMRPVRKRPAPEDFLGKGSSKKILMGNEELTRLWNLCPDNMEACKSESREYMPTLEEFFEEAIEQADPENMVENKYKAVNNSNYGWRALRLLARRSPHFFQPTNQQFKSLPEYLENMVIKLAKELPPPSEEIKTGEDEDEEDNDALLKENNESPEVQRDKAMTGEQIESFANRLGEQWKALAPYLEMKESDIRQIELDSEDVKMRAKQLLVAWQDQEGAHATPENLITALSKAGLGDLAESFTNDTEGSS; encoded by the exons ATGATGCGATTCTGGGGGCTGTCCATGCAGGACCAGGTGTTGaactcgatgatcctt ACATCCACCAGAGAGGCTCTGATAAACAAAAGCATCAAGCCATTGTTGACTGCATTTAACCAGGTTCCTGGAAG tgaaaatgaaaagaagtgTACCTTGGATCAAGCTTTTAGAGTTGTTGTAGAAGAAGAAATA aTAAACAAAGCTCCATGTGAGAATCTCCTGGCAATTATCTCTCTTGCTATTAATGGAGTCACAGAAG GTATCTGCACTGCATCAACTCCTTTTGTGCTTTTGGGGGATGTTCTGGATTGCCTCCCTTTGGATCAGTGTGAcaaaattttcacttttgtgGAGAAAAATGTTGCTACGTGGAAATCG AACACATTTTactctgcagggaaaaattaCTTGCTACGCATGTGCAATG ACCTCCTAAGAAGATTATCTAAGTcacaaaacacagttttttgTGGAAGAATTCAGCTGTTCTTGGCTAGGTTATTTCCACTTTCAGAAAAGTCAG ggCTTAACCTACAGAGTCAGTTTAACTTGGAAAATGTCACTGTTTTCAATACCAATGAACATGAGAGCACTCTGGGACAGAAG CACactgaggagagggaagaaggtATGGATGTGGAAGAAGGTGAAATGGGAGATGATGAAGCACCGACAAACTG ttcCATTCCAATAGATTATAACCTGTATAGAAAATTCTGGTCACTTCAAGATTATTTTAGAAATCCTGTGCAGTGCTATGAGAAGGTGTCATGGAAAACCTTTCTTAAG TACTCAGAAGAAGTTTTGGCTGTTTTCAAAAGTTACAAATTGGATGACACTCAGGCTTCCCGAAAAAAGTTGGAAGAACTAAAAACAGGAGGAGAACATGTATATTTTGCAAAGTTCCTAACTAGTGAAAAG cTGATGGATTTACAACTGAGTGACAGTAATTTCCGCCGTCACATCTTGTTGCAGTACCTAATACTATTTCAGTATCTAAAGGGACAAGTCAAATTTAAAAG TTCAAACTACGTTCTAACAGATGAACAGTCTCTTTGGATTGAAGATACTACAAAAGCAGTTTACCAG CTTCTTTCAGAAAATCCTCCAGATGGAGAAAGATTCTCTAAAATGGTAGAG CATATATTAAATACTGAAGAAAACTGGAACTCATGGAAAAATGAGGGCTGCCCAAGCTTTGTGAAAGAAAG ATCTCATCCAGAGTTTCAGCTTGG acCTCCTGATGCAAAGCCAATGAGACCTGTGAGAAAGAGGCCAGCTCCAGAGGACTTCTTAGGAAAAGGatcaagcaaaaaaatccttatGGGGAA tgaGGAACTGACCCGCCTTTGGAATTTGTGTCCTGATAATATGGAAGCCTGTAAATCTGAGAGTAG GGAATATATGCCAACACTGGAGGAATTTTTTGAGGAAGCTATTGAACAAGCAGACCCTGAAAACATGGTTGAAAATAAGTATAA GGCTGTGAACAATTCTAACTATGGCTGGAGAGCACTGAGACTTCTGGCACGCAGAAGTCCCCACTTCTTCCAGCCAACAAACCAACAGTTCAAGAGTTTACCTGAATATCTAGAAAACATGGTAATCAAATTAGCCAAGGAGCTGCCT CCtccttctgaagaaataaaaacaggtgaagatgaagatgaggaagatAATGATGctttattaaaggaaaacaatgaaa GTCCGGAGGTGCAGCGGGACAAAGCCATGACGGGCGAGCAGATCGAGTCCTTTGCCaacaggctgggggagcagtgGAAGGCCTTGGCCCCCTACTTGGAGATGAAGGAGTCTGACATCCGGCAGATCGAGCTGGACAGCGAGGACGTGAAGATGAGAgccaagcagctgctggtggcctGGCAGGATCAGGAGGGCGCCCACGCCACCCCCGAGAACCTGATCACGGCGCTGAGCAAAGCCGGCCTCGGGGACCTGGCCGAGAGCTTCACCAACGACACCGAAGGCAGCAGCTAA